From a single Flavobacterium sp. genomic region:
- a CDS encoding DUF1456 family protein, with product MNNNDIFKKLRVALQLRDDQIIEIVNLVNFRISKGELADIFRSEDHPNYMECGDQLLRNFLNGLIIHLRGTKEEPKNPREVLSEIAKNKTSLYKEDKKPDFKKEGEKKPFKPKGAPANKPFGQGKPSDKKQKPENPVERFKFNSGKTKK from the coding sequence ATGAATAATAATGATATTTTTAAAAAGTTACGTGTTGCCTTGCAATTGCGTGACGACCAAATTATTGAAATTGTAAACTTGGTTAATTTTAGAATTTCTAAAGGCGAATTAGCTGATATTTTTAGAAGTGAAGACCACCCCAACTACATGGAATGTGGCGATCAATTATTGCGAAATTTTTTAAATGGATTAATTATTCATTTACGTGGTACAAAGGAAGAACCTAAAAACCCAAGAGAAGTACTAAGCGAAATTGCAAAGAACAAAACTTCCTTATACAAAGAAGACAAAAAGCCAGATTTTAAAAAAGAAGGCGAAAAAAAACCTTTTAAACCCAAAGGCGCACCTGCTAATAAACCATTTGGACAAGGTAAACCTTCCGACAAAAAACAAAAGCCAGAAAACCCTGTAGAACGTTTTAAGTTCAACTCAGGTAAAACTAAAAAATAG
- a CDS encoding DMP19 family protein, with amino-acid sequence MTKILNVNQEIMSKINNILKLEDEVAIIEAVGTLIWDKKEETEDFSSLTDEEKVFVFIDIFEGAMGEGGFEFFFSSESGNFVEEIITSYQEINAIKTAELISNAVKIFPKGYDTNLETRIAAIEKADENTISGWEDLDELFFTNETEEDVVTLIVNYIKANESQFGN; translated from the coding sequence ATGACAAAAATATTAAACGTTAATCAAGAAATTATGAGCAAAATTAACAACATTTTAAAACTAGAAGACGAAGTAGCCATCATTGAAGCTGTTGGGACATTAATTTGGGATAAAAAAGAAGAAACCGAAGACTTTTCATCATTAACAGACGAAGAAAAAGTATTTGTTTTTATCGATATTTTTGAAGGTGCTATGGGAGAAGGCGGATTTGAATTCTTCTTTTCTTCAGAATCTGGAAATTTTGTAGAAGAAATTATTACTTCTTACCAAGAAATAAATGCAATAAAAACGGCTGAATTAATTTCAAATGCCGTTAAAATTTTTCCAAAAGGATACGATACCAACTTAGAAACTCGCATTGCTGCTATAGAAAAAGCTGACGAAAACACAATTTCAGGTTGGGAAGATTTAGACGAGCTTTTCTTTACCAATGAAACTGAAGAAGATGTGGTTACACTTATTGTAAATTATATAAAAGCAAATGAATCTCAGTTTGGCAATTAA
- a CDS encoding alpha/beta hydrolase — MKKHYLLFSFFFLLTYVSGWSQGTVTTFDIKALQLETTKKIWVYLPHNYETSKKKFPVIYMHDAQNLFDAKTSYAGEWHIDETLDSLQAQVIIVGIEHGNEKRTEELTPFSNEKYGGGKADAYLDFIVTTLKPYIDSNFRTKKGKMDTAIAGSSLGGLVSYYAVLKFPKVFGKAAVFSPAFWINPEVYTLTENTKKMKNKLYFLCGDSESETMVADMNKMIGLVNTIRCSCMHLTKSRVVEGGKHNEKLWAKEFGKAYLWLF, encoded by the coding sequence ATGAAAAAGCACTATTTACTCTTTTCTTTCTTTTTTTTATTAACATACGTTTCTGGATGGTCGCAAGGAACTGTAACTACTTTTGACATCAAAGCGTTACAATTAGAAACTACAAAGAAAATTTGGGTGTATTTGCCACACAATTACGAAACATCAAAAAAGAAATTTCCTGTTATTTATATGCACGATGCTCAAAACTTATTTGATGCTAAAACATCGTATGCTGGAGAATGGCATATTGATGAAACCTTAGACAGTTTACAAGCCCAAGTTATTATTGTGGGAATTGAACACGGAAATGAAAAAAGAACCGAAGAGCTCACACCTTTTTCAAATGAAAAATACGGTGGCGGAAAAGCAGATGCGTATTTAGATTTCATTGTTACTACTCTAAAACCCTACATCGATTCCAATTTTAGAACTAAAAAAGGCAAGATGGATACTGCCATTGCAGGAAGTTCATTAGGTGGTTTGGTTTCCTATTATGCTGTTTTAAAATTTCCGAAAGTATTTGGAAAAGCGGCTGTATTTTCGCCTGCTTTTTGGATTAATCCTGAAGTGTATACTCTTACAGAAAACACCAAAAAGATGAAAAACAAACTATACTTTCTTTGTGGAGATAGCGAAAGTGAAACAATGGTTGCCGACATGAATAAAATGATTGGTTTAGTTAATACCATACGTTGTTCCTGCATGCACTTAACCAAATCTCGTGTAGTTGAAGGTGGTAAACATAATGAAAAATTATGGGCGAAAGAATTTGGAAAAGCGTACCTTTGGCTGTTTTAA
- a CDS encoding SRPBCC domain-containing protein, with translation MKKLEFTISIKAPKEKVWYSLWDNENYENWTTAFCNGSYALSSWELGSKIHFLSPLGDGMYSKIIENNEFESMVFSHIGNIQNYKEVPLDEETKQWTGNTERYTLTEINGTTLLLVTLDTLEHYIDFFKGTFPKALENIKAIAENPTIKSITVRTTIKAPIEKVWNFFTQPEHITKWNFASDDWHCPVAENKLQVNGKFKYTMASKEEPIAFDFEGTYEAIETHKKIVYKITDGRKVVVKFELLESKVILTEIFEPEYIHSISLQRNGWQAILNNFKKHLI, from the coding sequence ATGAAAAAATTAGAATTTACAATATCTATTAAAGCACCGAAAGAAAAAGTTTGGTATTCCCTTTGGGACAACGAAAACTACGAAAATTGGACCACTGCTTTTTGTAATGGCTCGTATGCCCTTTCGAGTTGGGAGTTAGGTAGTAAAATCCACTTTTTATCGCCTCTAGGTGACGGAATGTATTCAAAAATTATTGAAAATAATGAATTTGAATCTATGGTCTTTTCGCACATTGGAAACATTCAAAATTATAAAGAAGTACCTCTGGATGAAGAAACTAAACAATGGACAGGCAATACAGAACGTTATACATTAACTGAAATAAATGGAACAACCTTACTGTTAGTAACTTTAGATACGCTTGAGCACTATATTGACTTTTTTAAGGGTACTTTTCCAAAAGCATTAGAAAACATTAAGGCTATAGCCGAAAATCCAACTATAAAATCAATTACTGTTCGTACCACAATTAAAGCACCTATTGAAAAAGTTTGGAACTTTTTTACTCAACCTGAACACATTACTAAATGGAATTTTGCTTCAGACGATTGGCATTGTCCAGTAGCAGAAAACAAATTACAAGTAAACGGGAAATTTAAATATACTATGGCTTCAAAAGAAGAACCAATTGCTTTTGACTTTGAAGGAACATATGAAGCTATTGAAACACATAAAAAAATAGTTTACAAAATTACGGATGGTCGAAAAGTAGTTGTGAAATTTGAACTCTTAGAATCAAAAGTAATTCTTACGGAAATTTTTGAACCTGAATATATCCATTCCATCTCGTTACAACGTAATGGTTGGCAAGCAATTCTGAACAATTTTAAAAAACATTTAATTTAA
- a CDS encoding VOC family protein, which translates to MATVNVYLTFNGNTEEAFNFYKSVFGGEFSYLGRFKDVPADDNCPTSEEEGNRIMHVSLPISKETILMASDSTSFSGDVTFGNNFSVSINADSKEEADQLFNGLSTGGNIIMPMEKTFWGAYFGMFTDKFGINWMINFDEVPC; encoded by the coding sequence ATGGCAACCGTAAACGTTTATCTTACATTTAATGGTAATACTGAAGAAGCATTCAATTTTTATAAATCTGTTTTTGGTGGCGAATTTAGCTATCTAGGCCGATTTAAAGATGTACCAGCTGATGATAATTGCCCTACTAGTGAAGAAGAAGGCAACCGTATAATGCATGTGAGTTTACCAATTAGTAAAGAAACCATTTTAATGGCAAGCGACAGCACTTCATTTAGTGGTGACGTTACTTTTGGAAACAATTTCTCAGTTTCAATCAATGCAGATAGTAAAGAAGAAGCGGATCAATTATTCAATGGACTTTCAACAGGTGGCAACATCATCATGCCTATGGAAAAAACTTTTTGGGGAGCTTACTTTGGGATGTTCACCGATAAATTTGGCATCAATTGGATGATTAATTTTGATGAAGTTCCCTGCTAA
- a CDS encoding excinuclease ABC subunit B has product MDSYQEKISLLQEMIAFALIDGELHDREYDFLEIIAQELEIEKEVFLQLFQNIAEIIVIKDEFHRICQFYRLVLLMHCDGVLHEREQIKINEIGINMGLNPFAMKRVLHLMKTSPNRMVPSEVLLAVFSEQHN; this is encoded by the coding sequence ATGGACAGTTACCAAGAAAAAATAAGTTTATTGCAAGAAATGATTGCTTTTGCCTTAATTGATGGCGAATTGCATGATAGGGAATATGATTTTCTAGAAATTATAGCACAAGAACTCGAAATTGAAAAAGAAGTGTTTTTGCAATTGTTTCAAAATATAGCTGAAATCATTGTTATTAAAGATGAATTCCACCGTATTTGTCAATTTTATCGTTTGGTTTTATTAATGCATTGTGATGGTGTGCTCCACGAAAGAGAACAAATAAAAATCAACGAAATTGGTATTAACATGGGATTAAATCCTTTTGCCATGAAACGTGTATTGCATTTGATGAAAACTTCGCCTAATAGAATGGTACCAAGCGAAGTTTTATTAGCTGTTTTTAGTGAGCAGCACAACTAA